The following proteins are co-located in the Blochmannia endosymbiont of Camponotus sp. genome:
- a CDS encoding phosphatidylglycerophosphatase A, with protein MFLNMINDLKLSKIWCLFATGFGLGTISWLPVGTVASLLAIPIWWILNYLFPFQFYCLFLIIGTGMGTYFCDHTTKIIGVHDPKSIVWDEFVGMWMTLVIVPIHSWLWTIIAFLLFRIFDIVKPWPISWCDREIKGGFGIIIDDILASIISVCIILLLMHLYH; from the coding sequence ATGTTCTTAAATATGATTAATGATTTGAAATTATCTAAAATATGGTGTTTATTTGCCACTGGTTTTGGGTTAGGTACGATTTCCTGGTTACCAGTAGGAACTGTAGCGTCATTATTGGCAATACCAATATGGTGGATTTTGAATTATTTATTTCCATTTCAGTTTTATTGTTTGTTCTTGATTATTGGAACAGGAATGGGTACATATTTTTGCGATCATACTACTAAAATAATTGGTGTTCATGATCCTAAATCGATCGTTTGGGACGAATTTGTCGGTATGTGGATGACATTAGTTATAGTACCAATACATAGTTGGTTGTGGACGATCATTGCATTTTTATTATTTAGAATATTCGATATAGTAAAACCTTGGCCAATTTCGTGGTGTGATCGTGAAATAAAAGGAGGGTTTGGAATTATTATTGATGACATATTAGCGAGTATTATATCAGTGTGCATTATTTTACTACTAATGCATTTATATCATTGA
- the nusB gene encoding transcription antitermination factor NusB, with protein MKTISRRRARECTLQALYSWQVSKNNVKEIERYVVTEQDIQDCNISYFHELYIGVISCAEELDKLMIPHLSRNLEKLGYIEHSVLRIALFELTKCNNIPYKVAINEAIELVKDFGAEKSHKFINGVLDKIATQLCVSKNNHIIK; from the coding sequence GTGAAAACAATTAGTAGAAGGCGTGCTCGTGAATGTACATTGCAGGCATTATATTCTTGGCAAGTATCTAAAAATAATGTTAAAGAAATAGAACGTTATGTTGTAACAGAGCAAGATATTCAAGATTGTAATATCTCTTATTTTCATGAATTATATATCGGAGTAATAAGTTGTGCTGAAGAATTGGATAAATTAATGATACCCCATCTATCCCGTAATTTAGAAAAATTAGGTTATATTGAGCATTCAGTGTTACGGATTGCATTATTCGAGCTTACTAAATGTAATAATATACCATATAAAGTTGCCATTAATGAAGCAATTGAGCTTGTAAAAGATTTTGGAGCTGAAAAAAGTCATAAATTTATTAATGGAGTACTAGATAAAATAGCTACTCAGCTTTGTGTTAGTAAAAACAATCATATTATTAAATGA
- the ribE gene encoding 6,7-dimethyl-8-ribityllumazine synthase codes for MNIIESDTMANQAKIAIAVVRFNRFVNNNLLEGALDVLKRIGHVKDENITIIWVPGSYELPLIAKALAISHKYDGIIALGTVIRGFTVHFEFVAKECSSGLSRISMENTLPIGFGLLTTDNISQAIERSGVKSNNKGSEAALSVLEMINILKIIKNSS; via the coding sequence ATGAATATTATTGAAAGCGATACTATGGCAAATCAAGCTAAGATTGCTATTGCGGTGGTTCGATTTAATCGTTTCGTTAATAATAATTTACTTGAAGGAGCTTTAGATGTTTTAAAAAGAATTGGACACGTAAAAGATGAAAATATAACCATAATTTGGGTCCCAGGCTCTTATGAATTACCGTTAATCGCAAAAGCATTGGCCATTAGTCACAAATATGATGGAATAATAGCCTTGGGTACAGTAATTCGGGGATTTACTGTACATTTTGAATTTGTTGCAAAAGAATGTAGTTCTGGATTATCTAGAATTTCTATGGAAAACACATTGCCTATTGGATTTGGATTACTTACTACGGATAATATTAGTCAAGCTATAGAACGTTCAGGTGTTAAATCCAATAACAAAGGATCAGAAGCTGCTTTGTCTGTTTTAGAAATGATTAATATACTAAAAATAATTAAAAATAGTTCTTAA
- the ribD gene encoding bifunctional diaminohydroxyphosphoribosylaminopyrimidine deaminase/5-amino-6-(5-phosphoribosylamino)uracil reductase RibD, whose product MTDNIIPHDKRFLTRAFQLAWKGRFTTMPNPNVGCVIVLNNKIIGEGYHIRAGEAHAEIHALRIAGNLAQGATAYITLEPCSHYGRTPPCTTALINAGIKRVVVAMLDPHFYARGRGLHLLQQAGIEVQHSLMLPEAESINQGFLKRIRTGFPWVKLKLAASLDGRTAMSSGESKWITSIQARQDVQRFRAESDVILSTAGTVLADDPKLNVRWACFSDEMKRIYANNQIRQPLRVIIDSTNRVLPTHRVIRCEGKILLVRLKKDHRNWPSSVEQLLLSSINCHGHHRINLTELMQHLGYREINNIWVEAGATFSGVLLDVGLVDELILYQAIKFLGSDARPLCLLPNIKCLNDIKSFKLLDIKNVGPDLRLRLIPKDI is encoded by the coding sequence ATGACAGATAATATTATCCCACATGACAAAAGATTTTTAACACGAGCGTTCCAATTAGCATGGAAAGGACGCTTTACTACAATGCCTAATCCTAATGTAGGATGTGTTATCGTTCTCAATAATAAAATTATAGGAGAGGGATATCACATACGAGCAGGGGAAGCACATGCTGAGATACATGCGTTACGTATTGCTGGAAATTTAGCACAAGGAGCAACTGCTTACATCACTTTGGAACCATGTAGTCATTACGGACGTACTCCTCCTTGCACTACCGCATTAATTAATGCAGGAATTAAACGTGTTGTTGTAGCTATGTTAGATCCTCATTTTTACGCAAGAGGACGCGGTTTGCATTTGTTACAACAAGCAGGTATTGAAGTACAACATAGTCTAATGTTACCTGAAGCTGAATCAATAAATCAAGGATTTCTCAAACGTATACGTACTGGATTTCCATGGGTTAAATTGAAATTAGCCGCATCTCTAGATGGCAGGACCGCTATGTCTTCTGGAGAAAGCAAATGGATTACATCTATTCAGGCGCGTCAAGATGTACAACGTTTCCGTGCAGAAAGTGACGTTATTCTTTCTACCGCTGGCACTGTTTTAGCAGATGATCCAAAATTAAATGTACGTTGGGCATGCTTTTCGGACGAAATGAAACGTATTTATGCCAATAATCAAATTAGACAACCACTGAGAGTCATTATTGATAGCACAAATAGAGTACTTCCAACACATCGTGTTATACGATGTGAGGGAAAAATTTTACTCGTGCGTTTAAAAAAAGACCATCGAAATTGGCCTTCATCAGTAGAACAGCTACTATTATCGTCAATTAATTGTCATGGCCATCATCGAATAAACCTAACAGAATTAATGCAACACCTTGGATATCGTGAAATTAATAATATTTGGGTAGAAGCAGGAGCTACTTTTTCAGGAGTGTTATTAGATGTTGGATTGGTAGACGAACTTATTCTGTATCAAGCTATAAAATTTTTAGGATCTGACGCGCGACCTTTATGTTTATTACCAAATATCAAATGTCTAAACGATATCAAATCCTTTAAATTACTTGATATAAAAAATGTAGGACCAGATCTTCGTTTAAGATTGATACCAAAGGATATATGA
- the secF gene encoding protein translocase subunit SecF, which produces MSETYYKIYDFLAWKRLIFFLSIFLFFISCCIMITRGFNWGLDFTGGMSVEITSEKDVNLINIQNILVQSGFKNPIVQYFGSPKDIMIRLPLDPNENKINQHTISIVLHTLQKSIAQNFFIKQVNWIGPSVHSQLINTGIIALLVALICILVYITFRFEWRLATGVVVSLTYDVIVILGILSLFAIKIDSTIIAALMSAIGYSINDKIVIFDRIRENFYYIPVSKSIDIFNISLSQVLSRTIITSVTTIMVLLILLIWGGDILHGFAVTLLFGTIIGTVSSIYIASALAFKFGTARDHFIKINKKK; this is translated from the coding sequence ATGAGTGAAACTTATTATAAAATTTATGATTTTCTTGCATGGAAACGTTTAATATTTTTTTTATCAATATTTTTATTCTTCATTTCATGCTGTATTATGATAACGCGTGGCTTTAACTGGGGGTTAGATTTTACTGGAGGTATGTCAGTTGAAATTACTTCAGAAAAAGATGTAAATCTCATTAATATTCAAAATATTTTAGTTCAATCAGGATTCAAAAACCCTATCGTGCAGTATTTTGGTTCTCCGAAAGATATAATGATACGATTACCATTGGATCCTAATGAAAATAAGATCAACCAACATACTATAAGTATAGTACTACATACTTTACAAAAAAGTATTGCTCAAAATTTTTTCATTAAACAAGTAAATTGGATTGGCCCCAGCGTTCATAGTCAACTGATAAATACAGGGATAATAGCGTTATTGGTCGCATTAATATGTATCTTAGTATATATAACTTTTCGTTTTGAATGGAGATTAGCAACTGGAGTAGTCGTATCTTTAACATATGATGTGATAGTTATTTTAGGTATACTATCCTTATTTGCTATTAAAATAGATTCCACCATTATTGCCGCTCTAATGTCAGCTATTGGTTACTCTATTAATGATAAAATTGTCATTTTTGATAGAATTAGAGAAAATTTCTATTATATACCTGTATCAAAATCTATAGATATATTTAATATCTCATTGAGTCAAGTATTAAGTAGAACTATTATAACTTCAGTTACAACTATTATGGTACTACTGATACTACTAATTTGGGGAGGGGATATATTACATGGATTTGCAGTTACTTTATTATTTGGTACTATTATCGGTACAGTATCATCTATATATATAGCTTCAGCGTTAGCATTCAAATTTGGTACTGCGCGTGATCATTTTATAAAAATTAATAAAAAAAAATAA
- the secD gene encoding protein translocase subunit SecD — MLNNYPLWKYLAVILVFVTSIIYTLPSFYGDHPTIYITQYTLKKTCQELDNILLCQVKKILTHEKIINKSIVLQENKIRIQFFHEQDQLQAYQKLSTIFSKKYQILLCNTPNIPYWLSAIKAKPIKLGLDLCGGIYFVIHANTKAVLDKFQEQYIDSLRTILFEKNIPYLKIYKIKNHDIEINFQNSNYRNKAISPLSKIDNDLILHAMGTNKLHVIFSERKKNAIREHTIHQNCTILHHRIHQLGITEPLVQRHGSDRIIIELPGFQDIEKIKDMLGTTASLEFRLVNSAISEFEISNNLIPEDSEIKLSNNGYLIPLYKRIVLSGEKITNSNVSLDEYNRPQVNISLNKTGSILISNFTKNNIGKAIATLFVEYKDSGKKDSKGDAILIKHEKIINVATIQSQLSDNFRISGINNLNEARHLSLLLRMGTLEAPIYIEEERMIGPTLGKQNIIRGFTACALGLLTSICFMILWYHYFGLIASVALIANLTLMISTMSIIPGIVLTMSSIVGIILTLSVAVDANVLINERIKEEIKQGKPVQYAIYTGYRKALTSIVDANITTIITSIILYLIGTGPIKGFAITTIIGVGTSMLTSIVGTRAVVNLVYGKRRISKLSI; from the coding sequence GTGTTAAATAATTATCCATTATGGAAGTATCTTGCGGTTATCTTAGTATTCGTTACTAGTATAATCTACACATTACCGAGTTTCTATGGGGATCATCCTACAATATACATTACCCAGTATACTTTAAAAAAAACCTGTCAAGAACTAGATAATATCTTATTGTGTCAAGTTAAAAAAATACTAACACACGAAAAAATAATTAATAAATCTATTGTATTGCAAGAAAATAAAATTCGAATACAATTTTTTCATGAACAAGATCAACTTCAAGCTTACCAAAAATTATCAACTATTTTTTCAAAGAAGTATCAGATATTACTTTGTAATACTCCAAACATACCGTATTGGTTATCTGCAATAAAAGCTAAGCCCATAAAATTAGGATTAGATTTATGCGGTGGAATATATTTTGTAATACATGCAAATACAAAAGCCGTGCTAGATAAATTCCAAGAACAATATATTGATTCTTTAAGAACTATCTTATTTGAAAAAAACATTCCCTATTTAAAAATATACAAAATTAAAAATCATGATATTGAAATTAATTTTCAAAATTCTAATTATAGAAATAAAGCAATTTCACCTTTATCTAAAATAGATAATGATCTAATATTGCATGCGATGGGGACTAACAAATTACATGTGATTTTTTCTGAAAGAAAAAAAAACGCAATTCGTGAACACACAATACATCAAAATTGTACCATTTTACATCATCGTATACACCAGTTAGGCATTACTGAGCCATTAGTACAACGTCATGGAAGTGATCGTATTATTATAGAATTACCCGGTTTTCAAGATATTGAAAAGATCAAGGATATGCTTGGTACCACGGCAAGCCTGGAGTTTCGATTGGTTAATTCGGCAATAAGTGAATTTGAAATAAGTAATAATTTAATTCCAGAAGATTCTGAGATAAAACTAAGCAATAATGGTTATTTAATACCATTATATAAACGAATAGTGTTATCTGGAGAAAAAATTACTAATTCTAATGTTAGTTTAGATGAATATAATCGACCTCAAGTGAATATTTCTTTAAACAAAACAGGTAGCATCTTAATTTCTAATTTTACCAAAAATAATATTGGTAAAGCAATAGCTACTTTATTCGTAGAATACAAAGATAGCGGAAAAAAAGATTCGAAAGGTGATGCTATTTTGATTAAACATGAAAAAATTATTAACGTTGCTACTATTCAATCTCAATTAAGTGATAATTTTCGTATTTCCGGAATCAACAATTTAAATGAAGCACGTCATCTTTCGTTATTATTACGTATGGGCACTTTAGAGGCGCCTATTTATATTGAAGAAGAACGAATGATTGGTCCTACACTCGGTAAACAAAACATTATACGGGGATTTACCGCATGTGCCTTAGGATTATTGACTTCTATATGCTTTATGATTTTATGGTATCATTATTTTGGATTAATCGCTAGTGTTGCCTTAATCGCTAATTTAACACTCATGATAAGTACGATGTCTATAATCCCAGGAATAGTGTTAACTATGTCGAGTATAGTGGGAATAATATTGACTTTATCCGTAGCTGTGGATGCAAATGTCTTAATTAATGAAAGAATCAAAGAAGAAATAAAACAAGGTAAACCGGTACAATATGCTATATACACAGGATATCGTAAAGCGCTTACTAGTATTGTAGATGCAAATATCACAACTATTATTACTTCTATTATACTATATTTAATTGGTACAGGACCAATTAAAGGATTCGCTATTACTACTATTATTGGAGTAGGAACATCAATGCTTACATCTATTGTCGGTACTCGCGCCGTTGTTAATTTAGTCTATGGGAAAAGACGTATTAGTAAGCTATCCATTTAA
- the yajC gene encoding preprotein translocase subunit YajC: protein MNIFTNTAWASVNANPQGNPYSLVIMLTVFAGIFYFMIFRPQQKRNKIHKELLRSISKGDEILTNGGLVGRVVKVTETGYIFVILNDRNDTSDNAILIKRDCVTAILPKGTMKAL from the coding sequence ATGAACATATTTACTAATACTGCTTGGGCAAGTGTCAATGCTAATCCTCAGGGTAATCCGTATTCCTTAGTGATTATGTTAACAGTCTTTGCTGGGATTTTTTATTTTATGATCTTTAGACCACAACAAAAACGTAATAAAATTCATAAAGAATTATTAAGATCCATCTCTAAAGGAGACGAAATCCTAACTAATGGGGGGTTAGTTGGGCGTGTAGTGAAAGTTACAGAAACAGGTTATATCTTTGTTATTCTCAACGACAGAAATGATACTAGTGATAACGCAATATTGATTAAGCGCGATTGCGTTACTGCTATTTTACCTAAAGGCACTATGAAAGCATTATAA
- the tgt gene encoding tRNA guanosine(34) transglycosylase Tgt — translation MPFQLLQTDGYARLGRLICNRGTVDTPAFMPVGTYGSIKTLNSKEIEDSGTQIILSNTFHLWLRPGLDIIKLHGSLHKFMSWNGAIITDSGGFQVFSLSKMCTIKREGVCFKSPLDGHFVFLTPEKSIEIQHDLQSDIVMIFDECVSYPNTWDYVKKSVNISLNWAERSRLRFDTLHNSNMLFAIIQGGMYKNLRDMSAKELINIGFDGYAIGGLSVGEPKEEMYRILSHICKLIPTNKPRYLMGVGKPEDLLEAVQKGVDMFDCVIPTRNARNGYLFVSDGTIKIRNAQYKKDTSPLDRHCDCYTCQHYSRSYLHHLDCCKEILGVRLNTIHNLRYYQRLMEALRQAIKTKSLQNFIDIFYKRVNRI, via the coding sequence ATGCCATTTCAACTATTACAAACAGATGGCTACGCACGTCTCGGTAGACTTATTTGTAACCGAGGAACAGTGGATACGCCTGCCTTTATGCCAGTAGGGACTTATGGATCCATAAAAACATTAAATTCAAAAGAAATTGAAGATAGTGGAACACAAATTATTTTAAGTAATACTTTTCATTTATGGTTACGTCCTGGTTTAGACATTATAAAACTACACGGTAGCTTACATAAATTCATGAGCTGGAATGGTGCTATAATTACAGATTCTGGAGGATTCCAAGTATTTAGTCTAAGTAAAATGTGTACAATTAAAAGAGAAGGAGTATGCTTTAAAAGCCCTCTCGACGGTCATTTTGTGTTTTTAACTCCAGAAAAATCCATAGAAATTCAGCATGATTTGCAATCCGATATAGTTATGATATTTGATGAATGCGTATCTTATCCCAACACTTGGGATTATGTAAAAAAATCAGTAAACATATCTTTAAATTGGGCTGAACGCAGCCGTTTGCGTTTTGATACATTGCATAATTCAAATATGTTGTTTGCTATCATTCAAGGAGGTATGTATAAAAATTTGAGGGATATGTCAGCAAAAGAATTAATAAATATTGGTTTTGATGGATACGCAATAGGAGGTTTATCAGTAGGTGAGCCAAAAGAGGAAATGTATCGTATTTTATCTCATATATGCAAATTAATTCCTACAAATAAACCACGCTATTTAATGGGTGTTGGTAAACCAGAGGATTTGCTGGAGGCTGTGCAGAAAGGTGTTGATATGTTTGATTGCGTTATACCAACGCGTAACGCTCGTAATGGATATTTATTTGTTTCTGACGGAACAATTAAAATTCGTAATGCGCAATACAAAAAAGACACTTCTCCATTAGATAGACACTGCGATTGTTATACTTGTCAACATTACAGTCGTTCGTATTTGCATCACTTAGATTGCTGTAAAGAAATTCTTGGTGTGCGTTTGAATACCATTCATAATTTAAGATATTACCAACGTTTAATGGAGGCATTACGTCAAGCTATAAAAACAAAGTCATTGCAAAACTTTATCGATATTTTTTATAAGCGTGTTAATCGTATTTAA
- a CDS encoding peroxiredoxin C — translation MVLVSHCAPDFTSSAVLGSGEIIDNFNLSNYINKKEAIVFFWPMDFTFVCPSELIACDKRYVEFQKRNVEVIGVSIDSVFVHNAWRKIPVSQGGIGLLKYPMVSDIKREIIKKYGIEHSNKGVALRASFLIDKSGVIRHQVVNDLPFGRNFDEMIRMVDALQFHEVHGLLCPAQWDKNKKGLEASQKGVVDYLSDNFSQL, via the coding sequence ATGGTATTAGTTAGTCATTGTGCTCCAGATTTTACTTCTTCCGCAGTATTAGGAAGCGGCGAAATTATAGATAATTTTAATTTATCAAATTATATTAATAAAAAAGAAGCAATAGTGTTTTTTTGGCCTATGGATTTCACTTTTGTATGTCCATCGGAGTTAATTGCTTGCGACAAACGTTATGTTGAGTTTCAGAAACGAAATGTGGAAGTTATTGGAGTTTCTATAGATTCAGTTTTCGTTCACAATGCTTGGAGAAAAATTCCTGTAAGTCAGGGAGGGATTGGATTATTGAAATATCCTATGGTTTCTGATATAAAACGTGAAATTATTAAAAAATATGGTATTGAACACTCAAATAAAGGCGTGGCTTTACGCGCTTCTTTCTTAATAGACAAATCGGGAGTTATACGTCATCAAGTAGTTAATGATTTGCCTTTTGGTAGAAATTTTGATGAAATGATTCGAATGGTAGATGCCTTGCAGTTTCATGAGGTTCATGGTTTGCTTTGTCCCGCTCAATGGGATAAAAATAAAAAAGGACTAGAAGCGTCACAGAAAGGGGTAGTCGATTATCTTTCCGACAATTTCTCTCAATTATAG
- the lpcA gene encoding D-sedoheptulose 7-phosphate isomerase translates to MYHDLIYNEFNETIKIMQMFSREKHNIQAIESSAKLIANTFKKRGKILSCGNGGSHCNAMHFSEELTGRYRSNRAGYAAIAISDPSYLSCVSNDFGYKYVFSRYIESVGNEKDVLFAISTSGESTNILYAIEAAYKQSMKIIFLTGEKKENKLSDYIDIEICAPYASYLDHIQEIHIKIIHLLILLIEKEMV, encoded by the coding sequence ATGTATCATGATTTAATTTATAACGAATTTAATGAAACTATAAAAATAATGCAGATGTTTTCTCGTGAAAAACATAACATTCAAGCAATAGAATCATCTGCAAAACTTATTGCTAATACTTTTAAAAAAAGAGGGAAAATTTTGTCCTGTGGAAATGGTGGTTCACACTGTAATGCTATGCACTTTTCAGAAGAACTAACCGGACGCTATAGAAGCAATCGCGCAGGTTATGCAGCGATAGCTATTTCTGATCCCTCATATTTATCGTGTGTCAGTAATGATTTTGGATACAAATATGTTTTTTCTCGTTATATTGAATCTGTTGGAAATGAGAAAGACGTACTATTTGCTATCTCTACTTCCGGAGAATCAACTAATATTCTATATGCTATAGAAGCAGCATACAAACAAAGTATGAAAATAATTTTTTTGACCGGAGAAAAAAAAGAAAACAAATTATCCGATTATATAGATATAGAAATTTGCGCGCCATATGCAAGTTATCTTGATCATATTCAAGAAATTCATATTAAAATAATTCATTTACTTATCCTGCTTATAGAGAAAGAAATGGTGTGA
- the dnaQ gene encoding DNA polymerase III subunit epsilon yields MSTNIIRQIVLDTETTGMNKFGPHYEGHRIIEIGAVEIINRHLTDNTFHIYLKPNRMIDIEAIQIHGISDQFLKNKPTFSEIINEFLTFIRGSELIIHNAPFDLGFLNQELRICNANSKTIESYCTIIDSLKLARKKFPGQRNSLDALCERYFINNDNRRNLHSALLDARLLANVFLSMSGGQIKMKFMDITNTNISNNKMSNIMGPNNTKCVNKTSLKIIYANEQEKLAHEEYLDNIQQLNKCCIWRQ; encoded by the coding sequence ATGAGCACTAATATTATACGACAAATTGTTTTAGACACTGAAACCACTGGAATGAACAAGTTTGGACCACATTATGAAGGACATAGGATTATTGAAATAGGTGCAGTAGAGATAATAAACCGTCATCTAACTGATAATACATTCCATATTTATTTGAAACCAAATCGTATGATTGATATCGAAGCCATCCAGATACATGGAATTAGCGATCAATTTTTAAAAAATAAACCAACTTTTTCAGAAATAATAAATGAATTTTTAACATTCATTCGCGGCAGTGAATTAATTATTCATAATGCTCCTTTCGATCTAGGGTTTCTTAATCAAGAATTACGAATTTGCAACGCAAACTCAAAAACAATAGAATCTTACTGCACTATAATTGATAGCTTAAAATTAGCTAGAAAAAAATTTCCAGGACAACGTAACAGTTTAGATGCATTATGCGAGCGTTATTTTATTAATAATGATAATCGACGCAATTTACATAGCGCATTGCTTGATGCACGACTTTTAGCTAATGTATTTTTGTCTATGAGTGGAGGCCAAATAAAAATGAAATTTATGGACATAACGAATACAAACATATCAAATAATAAAATGAGTAATATAATGGGCCCAAACAATACAAAATGTGTAAATAAAACATCATTAAAAATAATTTATGCTAACGAACAAGAAAAATTAGCTCACGAAGAATATTTAGATAATATACAACAGCTCAATAAATGCTGTATATGGCGACAATAA
- the rnhA gene encoding ribonuclease HI: MYKKIEIFTDGSCLGNPGPGGCAAILRYKQHKKEFSVGYRLTTNNRMELMAAIIALESLKNPCQIILNTDSQYLLHGITQWIHIWKKHHWKTSEEKLVKNIDLWQRLDVAIQIHGVIHWNWLKSHTGHPDNERCDQLARLAAKRPLHEDFY; the protein is encoded by the coding sequence ATGTATAAAAAAATAGAAATTTTTACGGATGGATCATGCCTTGGTAATCCAGGTCCAGGTGGTTGTGCTGCGATATTACGATATAAACAACATAAGAAAGAATTTAGTGTTGGATACCGCTTAACTACCAATAATCGTATGGAATTAATGGCAGCTATTATCGCATTAGAATCACTTAAAAATCCCTGTCAAATCATTTTAAATACTGACAGCCAATATTTATTACATGGTATTACTCAATGGATTCATATATGGAAAAAACATCACTGGAAAACTTCTGAAGAAAAATTAGTGAAAAATATTGATTTATGGCAACGGTTAGATGTAGCGATACAAATTCATGGTGTTATACATTGGAATTGGCTAAAAAGCCATACTGGGCATCCAGATAATGAACGATGCGATCAATTAGCTCGATTAGCTGCTAAACGCCCTCTACATGAAGATTTTTATTAA
- the gloB gene encoding hydroxyacylglutathione hydrolase — protein sequence MNLMRVPALNTNYIWFLYNYKNECIIIDPGEETRVLDVLKKFQFKLRAILLTHNHIDHVNGVAPLIQHFPKTIVYGPVETKNHGSHFLVSEGDDFVLLHKKFKVLNLPGHTSGHIGFYSAPWLFCGDTVFSAGCGKICVGFAQHMYESFLKIKHLPHNTLIFSGHEYTLSNVNFAISVLPQDPFIINYRNKIIRLHNNNQPTVPTTLNLELKVNPFFRCGNPDIKKSLNLPCNLKEEWRVFSELRKKKDLF from the coding sequence ATGAATCTTATGAGAGTCCCTGCATTAAACACTAATTATATTTGGTTTTTATATAATTATAAAAATGAATGCATAATTATTGATCCTGGAGAAGAAACAAGGGTACTAGATGTTTTAAAAAAATTCCAATTTAAATTACGAGCGATTTTATTAACCCATAATCATATTGATCATGTCAATGGAGTAGCCCCGTTAATTCAACATTTTCCAAAAACAATTGTTTATGGTCCCGTGGAAACTAAAAATCATGGCTCTCACTTCTTAGTATCAGAGGGAGATGATTTTGTATTATTACACAAAAAATTTAAAGTTCTTAATTTGCCTGGGCATACATCCGGGCATATTGGGTTTTATAGCGCACCCTGGTTATTTTGTGGAGATACTGTATTTTCTGCGGGTTGCGGTAAAATTTGTGTAGGATTCGCTCAACATATGTATGAATCTTTTTTAAAAATTAAACATCTTCCTCATAATACTTTAATTTTCAGTGGACACGAATATACTTTATCTAATGTTAATTTTGCTATTTCTGTTTTACCTCAAGATCCATTCATTATTAACTATCGCAATAAGATTATTAGATTGCATAACAACAACCAACCCACCGTGCCAACAACGCTAAATTTAGAACTAAAGGTTAATCCTTTCTTTCGTTGTGGTAACCCAGATATAAAAAAATCATTAAATTTACCCTGTAACCTTAAAGAAGAATGGCGAGTTTTTTCTGAATTACGTAAGAAAAAAGATTTGTTTTAA